A portion of the Ricinus communis isolate WT05 ecotype wild-type chromosome 10, ASM1957865v1, whole genome shotgun sequence genome contains these proteins:
- the LOC8285517 gene encoding probable arabinosyltransferase ARAD1 isoform X2, protein MYGKIIVSITFIFLMLFCYSIFIGTLDMRSYFFPLLQQQQSPTTGARSLCATGPPLKVYMYDLPRRFHVGMMDHGGDAKNDTPVTGENLPTWPKNSGLRKQHSVEYWLMASLLYEGADEREAVRVLDPEKADAFFVPFFSSLSFNTHGHTMTDPETEIDRQLQVDVIDMLYKSKYWQKSGGRDHVIPMTHPNAFRFLRQQLNASILIVADFGRYPKSMSTLSKDVVAPYVHVVDSFTDDEVSNPFESRTTLLFFRGNTIRKDEGKVRAKLAKILTGYDDIHFERSSATAETIKAVGNLGR, encoded by the exons ATGTATGGAAAGATAATTGTGTCAATAACTTTCATCTTTCTAATGCTATTCTGTTACTCTATCTTCATCGGAACCCTAGATATGAGATCATACTTCTTCCCTCTTCTACAACAACAACAATCACCGACTACAGGGGCACGCTCCCTCTGTGCAACTGGTCCACCGCTTAAAGTCTATATGTATGATCTTCCTCGGAGATTCCACGTCGGCATGATGGATCACGGCGGTGATGCCAAGAACGATACTCCGGTGACCGGAGAGAATTTGCCCACTTGGCCCAAAAATTCGGGACTGAGGAAACAACATAGTGTGGAGTACTGGTTAATGGCGTCGCTTTTGTATGAAGGAGCTGATGAACGAGAAGCTGTTAGGGTGTTGGATCCGGAGAAAGCGGATGCTTTTTTTGtaccctttttttcttctttgagtTTTAATACTCATGGACATACTATGACTGATCCTGAGACTGAGATAGATCGTCAACTGCAG GTTGATGTTATAGATATGCTGTATAAATCCAAGTACTGGCAGAAATCTGGAGGTAGAGACCATGTGATTCCCATGACACATCCAAATGCTTTTAGATTTCTGCGACAACAGTTGAATGCATCTATACTTATAGTTGCAGACTTTGGCCGCTACCCCAAATCAATGTCTACTTTGAGCAAAGACGTGGTGGCCCCATATGTACATGTTGTTGATTCTTTTACAGATGATGAAGTTTCCAATCCATTTGAATCTCGCACCACACTTCTTTTCTTCCGTGGGAATACAATCAGGAAAGAT GAAGGCAAAGTTCGTGCTAAATTAGCAAAGATATTAACTGGTTATGATGATATTCATTTTGAGCGAAGCTCAGCCACAGCAGAAACGATAAAAGCG GTTGGCAATTTAGGAAGATAA
- the LOC8285517 gene encoding probable arabinosyltransferase ARAD1 isoform X1, with protein sequence MYGKIIVSITFIFLMLFCYSIFIGTLDMRSYFFPLLQQQQSPTTGARSLCATGPPLKVYMYDLPRRFHVGMMDHGGDAKNDTPVTGENLPTWPKNSGLRKQHSVEYWLMASLLYEGADEREAVRVLDPEKADAFFVPFFSSLSFNTHGHTMTDPETEIDRQLQVDVIDMLYKSKYWQKSGGRDHVIPMTHPNAFRFLRQQLNASILIVADFGRYPKSMSTLSKDVVAPYVHVVDSFTDDEVSNPFESRTTLLFFRGNTIRKDEGKVRAKLAKILTGYDDIHFERSSATAETIKASTEGMRSSKFCLHPAGDTPSSCRLFDAIVSHCVPVIVSDQIELPYEDEIDYSQFSVFFSVNEAIQPGYMVDQLRQLPKERWLEMWRKLKSISHHFEFQYPPEKEDAVDMLWREVKHKLPGAQLAVHRSRRLKIQDWWQRR encoded by the exons ATGTATGGAAAGATAATTGTGTCAATAACTTTCATCTTTCTAATGCTATTCTGTTACTCTATCTTCATCGGAACCCTAGATATGAGATCATACTTCTTCCCTCTTCTACAACAACAACAATCACCGACTACAGGGGCACGCTCCCTCTGTGCAACTGGTCCACCGCTTAAAGTCTATATGTATGATCTTCCTCGGAGATTCCACGTCGGCATGATGGATCACGGCGGTGATGCCAAGAACGATACTCCGGTGACCGGAGAGAATTTGCCCACTTGGCCCAAAAATTCGGGACTGAGGAAACAACATAGTGTGGAGTACTGGTTAATGGCGTCGCTTTTGTATGAAGGAGCTGATGAACGAGAAGCTGTTAGGGTGTTGGATCCGGAGAAAGCGGATGCTTTTTTTGtaccctttttttcttctttgagtTTTAATACTCATGGACATACTATGACTGATCCTGAGACTGAGATAGATCGTCAACTGCAG GTTGATGTTATAGATATGCTGTATAAATCCAAGTACTGGCAGAAATCTGGAGGTAGAGACCATGTGATTCCCATGACACATCCAAATGCTTTTAGATTTCTGCGACAACAGTTGAATGCATCTATACTTATAGTTGCAGACTTTGGCCGCTACCCCAAATCAATGTCTACTTTGAGCAAAGACGTGGTGGCCCCATATGTACATGTTGTTGATTCTTTTACAGATGATGAAGTTTCCAATCCATTTGAATCTCGCACCACACTTCTTTTCTTCCGTGGGAATACAATCAGGAAAGAT GAAGGCAAAGTTCGTGCTAAATTAGCAAAGATATTAACTGGTTATGATGATATTCATTTTGAGCGAAGCTCAGCCACAGCAGAAACGATAAAAGCG TCAACTGAAGGGATGCGTTCATCAAAGTTCTGCCTGCATCCTGCTGGAGACACTCCATCTTCTTGCCGGCTTTTTGACGCTATTGTAAGCCATTGTGTTCCTGTCATTGTGAGTGATCAAATTGAGCTCCCTTATGAGGATGAAATCGATTACAGCCAATTCTCAGTTTTCTTCTCTGTAAATGAGGCAATTCAACCAGGTTACATGGTTGATCAACTCCGGCAACTTCCAAAAGAAAGATGGTTAGAGATGTGGAGGAAACTTAAGAGCATCTCTCATCATTTTGAGTTTCAATATccaccagaaaaggaagatgCAGTTGACATGCTATGGAGAGAAGTAAAGCACAAGCTTCCTGGGGCTCAACTGGCTGTACATAGAAGCCGGAGGTTGAAAATTCAGGATTGGTGGCAGAGGAGATGA
- the LOC8285518 gene encoding sodium/hydrogen exchanger 2 isoform X1: protein MASHETISLLLPLQQLSSSFLTTSTVIALSVFFALLCACIIIGHLLEENRWANESITALLLGLCAGGVVLLITKGKNSRLLVFSEDLFFLYLLPPIIFNAGFQVKKKHFFKNFTTILLFGILGTVISFCLISLGAFLLFKRIGFTSMDIQDFLAAGAILSATDSVCTLQVLSQDETPFLYSVVFGEGVVNDATSIVLYNAVQSMNFDNIDGTIALKLLGNFFYLFFTSTALGLGVGLLSAFIIKTLYFGRHSTDREVALMMLMAYSSYMLAELLNLSGILTVFFCGIVMSHYTWHNVTESSRITTKHAFATISFISETFIFLYVGMDAFDIQKWKGSNASAGTFMAVSSTLFSFVLIGRAAFVFPLANIINCVQKRQNTKIEFKQQFIMWWAGLMRGAVTIALSYNQFSNTEQISSTDSALMITCTIIVVLFSTIVCGSVTKPLIEAVLLRNRKPMVSDATDIPSLEDLRLLFIEPGDASEQGNDQIAPKASSLRLLITHPTVTVHYLWRRFDDRFMRPVFGGRGFVPFIPSSPTGAADEGPPV, encoded by the exons ATGGCTTCTCATGAAACAATATCACTTCTTTTACCCCTGCAACAACTTTCATCTTCCTTCCTTACTACTAGCACTGTAATCGccctttctgttttttttgCTCTCCTTTGTGCTTGTATCATCATCGGTCACCTTCTTGAAGAGAATCGATGGGCTAATGAATCTATTACTGCCCTTTTATTG GGGTTGTGTGCTGGTGGGGTGGTTTTGTTGATTACTAAAGGGAAGAATTCGCGATTACTGGTCTTTAGTGAGGATTTGTTCTTCCTTTATTTGCTTCCTCCAATCATTTTCAATGCTGG ATTCCAGGTCAAGAAAAAGCATTTTTTCAAGAATTTCACTACAATATTATTGTTTGGAATACTTGGCACAGTAATTTCATTTTGCCTCATATCGCTAG GTGCTTTTCTGCTTTTCAAGAGAATTGGTTTTACGTCTATGGATATTCAAGACTTTCTAG CTGCTGGAGCTATATTATCAGCAACTGACTCAGTTTGCACATTGCAG GTTCTGAGCCAAGATGAAACACCCTTTCTTTACAGCGTAGTGTTCGGGGAGGGAGTAGTGAATGATGCTACCTCTATTGTGCTTTACAATGCAGTCCAATCAATGAACTTCGATAACATTGATGGTACAATTGCCTTAAAGTTGCTGGGAAACTTTTTTTATCTCTTCTTCACCAGTACTGCTCTTGGTTTAGGA GTGGGTCTATTAAGTGCTTTTATTATCAAAACACTTTATTTTGGAAG GCATTCCACTGATCGTGAAGTTGCACTCATGATGCTTATGGCTTATTCATCATACATGTTGGCTGAG CTTTTAAATCTCAGTGggattttgacagttttcttcTGCGGCATTGTAATGTCACATTACACATGGCACAATGTTACTGAAAGCTCACGTATAACAACCAA GCATGCATTTGCAACAATATCATTTATCTcagaaacttttatttttctgtatgTTGGCATGGATGCCTTCGATATTCAGAAATGGAAAGGGAGCAATGCAAG TGCAGGAACTTTCATGGCAGTCAGTTCCACATTGTTTTCATTCGTGTTAATCGGAAGGGCAGCATTTGTGTTCCCTCTAGCAAACATTATAAATTGTGTTCAGAAGAGGCAGAATACAAAAATTGAGTTTAAACAGCAG TTTATTATGTGGTGGGCGGGACTGATGAGAGGTGCAGTTACTATTGCTCTGTCCTATAACCAG TTTTCAAACACCGAGCAGATCAGTTCCACAGATTCTGCACTGATGATCACCTGTACCATAATCGTTGTTCTTTTCAGCACAATT GTCTGTGGCTCGGTGACAAAACCTCTTATTGAAGCAGTGCTGTTAAGAAATAGGAAGCCAATGGTTTCAGACGCAACTGATATTCCTAGTCTGGAAGATCTAAGGCTGCTTTTCATTGAACCTGGTGATGCAAGTGAGCAGGGCAATGATCAAATAGCCCCTAAAGCAAGTAGCTTACGGTTGCTAATAACCCACCCCACTGTAACTGTTCATTACTTGTGGAGAAGATTCGACGATAGATTCATGAGGCCAGTGTTTGGTGGGAGGGGATTCGTTCCATTTATACCTAGTTCACCAACAGGAGCAGCAGATGAGGGTCCTCCAGTCTGA
- the LOC8285518 gene encoding sodium/hydrogen exchanger 2 isoform X2, whose translation MASHETISLLLPLQQLSSSFLTTSTVIALSVFFALLCACIIIGHLLEENRWANESITALLLGLCAGGVVLLITKGKNSRLLVFSEDLFFLYLLPPIIFNAGFQVKKKHFFKNFTTILLFGILGTVISFCLISLGAFLLFKRIGFTSMDIQDFLAAGAILSATDSVCTLQVLSQDETPFLYSVVFGEGVVNDATSIVLYNAVQSMNFDNIDGTIALKLLGNFFYLFFTSTALGLGVGLLSAFIIKTLYFGRHSTDREVALMMLMAYSSYMLAELLNLSGILTVFFCGIVMSHYTWHNVTESSRITTKNGKGAMQGTFMAVSSTLFSFVLIGRAAFVFPLANIINCVQKRQNTKIEFKQQFIMWWAGLMRGAVTIALSYNQFSNTEQISSTDSALMITCTIIVVLFSTIVCGSVTKPLIEAVLLRNRKPMVSDATDIPSLEDLRLLFIEPGDASEQGNDQIAPKASSLRLLITHPTVTVHYLWRRFDDRFMRPVFGGRGFVPFIPSSPTGAADEGPPV comes from the exons ATGGCTTCTCATGAAACAATATCACTTCTTTTACCCCTGCAACAACTTTCATCTTCCTTCCTTACTACTAGCACTGTAATCGccctttctgttttttttgCTCTCCTTTGTGCTTGTATCATCATCGGTCACCTTCTTGAAGAGAATCGATGGGCTAATGAATCTATTACTGCCCTTTTATTG GGGTTGTGTGCTGGTGGGGTGGTTTTGTTGATTACTAAAGGGAAGAATTCGCGATTACTGGTCTTTAGTGAGGATTTGTTCTTCCTTTATTTGCTTCCTCCAATCATTTTCAATGCTGG ATTCCAGGTCAAGAAAAAGCATTTTTTCAAGAATTTCACTACAATATTATTGTTTGGAATACTTGGCACAGTAATTTCATTTTGCCTCATATCGCTAG GTGCTTTTCTGCTTTTCAAGAGAATTGGTTTTACGTCTATGGATATTCAAGACTTTCTAG CTGCTGGAGCTATATTATCAGCAACTGACTCAGTTTGCACATTGCAG GTTCTGAGCCAAGATGAAACACCCTTTCTTTACAGCGTAGTGTTCGGGGAGGGAGTAGTGAATGATGCTACCTCTATTGTGCTTTACAATGCAGTCCAATCAATGAACTTCGATAACATTGATGGTACAATTGCCTTAAAGTTGCTGGGAAACTTTTTTTATCTCTTCTTCACCAGTACTGCTCTTGGTTTAGGA GTGGGTCTATTAAGTGCTTTTATTATCAAAACACTTTATTTTGGAAG GCATTCCACTGATCGTGAAGTTGCACTCATGATGCTTATGGCTTATTCATCATACATGTTGGCTGAG CTTTTAAATCTCAGTGggattttgacagttttcttcTGCGGCATTGTAATGTCACATTACACATGGCACAATGTTACTGAAAGCTCACGTATAACAACCAA AAATGGAAAGGGAGCAATGCAAG GAACTTTCATGGCAGTCAGTTCCACATTGTTTTCATTCGTGTTAATCGGAAGGGCAGCATTTGTGTTCCCTCTAGCAAACATTATAAATTGTGTTCAGAAGAGGCAGAATACAAAAATTGAGTTTAAACAGCAG TTTATTATGTGGTGGGCGGGACTGATGAGAGGTGCAGTTACTATTGCTCTGTCCTATAACCAG TTTTCAAACACCGAGCAGATCAGTTCCACAGATTCTGCACTGATGATCACCTGTACCATAATCGTTGTTCTTTTCAGCACAATT GTCTGTGGCTCGGTGACAAAACCTCTTATTGAAGCAGTGCTGTTAAGAAATAGGAAGCCAATGGTTTCAGACGCAACTGATATTCCTAGTCTGGAAGATCTAAGGCTGCTTTTCATTGAACCTGGTGATGCAAGTGAGCAGGGCAATGATCAAATAGCCCCTAAAGCAAGTAGCTTACGGTTGCTAATAACCCACCCCACTGTAACTGTTCATTACTTGTGGAGAAGATTCGACGATAGATTCATGAGGCCAGTGTTTGGTGGGAGGGGATTCGTTCCATTTATACCTAGTTCACCAACAGGAGCAGCAGATGAGGGTCCTCCAGTCTGA